A stretch of the Leptospiraceae bacterium genome encodes the following:
- a CDS encoding LON peptidase substrate-binding domain-containing protein: protein MPLFNFEIVRATIAIFPLPNIILFPGAFLPLHIFESRYRLMLDYCIESDYEMAITSLKANSRIENTFGWGKIVRHEPLADGRANILLEGMGIATLLNFKSIEPFIIAEVEKVENDYSHIQTEEFKELTNELIQLTKDYLRKLNVEDAYINEIDRLSTHPFPVEFITSVLNCDFKKKQDILTTDNPYQKAIKLLRILRDI, encoded by the coding sequence ATGCCTTTGTTTAATTTTGAAATTGTGCGAGCAACGATTGCCATTTTCCCACTTCCAAATATAATTTTGTTTCCCGGTGCTTTTTTACCTCTCCACATTTTTGAATCAAGATACCGGCTAATGCTTGATTACTGCATCGAATCGGATTATGAAATGGCAATAACATCCTTGAAAGCAAATTCTCGCATCGAAAATACTTTTGGTTGGGGAAAAATCGTTCGTCATGAACCTTTAGCAGATGGTCGTGCGAACATCTTACTTGAAGGTATGGGAATCGCAACTCTTTTGAATTTTAAATCTATCGAACCTTTCATTATAGCAGAAGTTGAAAAAGTTGAAAATGACTATTCTCATATTCAAACAGAAGAATTCAAAGAACTTACGAACGAACTCATTCAGCTAACTAAAGATTACCTTCGAAAACTCAATGTTGAAGACGCATATATAAATGAAATCGATCGATTATCGACTCATCCTTTTCCCGTTGAATTTATTACATCGGTTTTGAATTGTGATTTCAAGAAGAAGCAGGATATTTTAACAACGGATAATCCCTATCAGAAAGCAATTAAACTATTGAGAATTCTGCGTGATATTTGA
- a CDS encoding helix-turn-helix transcriptional regulator, with protein MDFETFRNKLGKKIKKERVARGLTQEDMDDGDDGVPHRTMQNIETGRSNPNLRTLFRLSKRMDISVSDLMDV; from the coding sequence GTGGACTTTGAAACATTTAGAAACAAATTAGGTAAGAAAATAAAGAAAGAGAGAGTCGCCAGAGGGTTGACTCAGGAAGATATGGATGACGGTGACGATGGGGTTCCTCATCGGACTATGCAGAATATCGAAACCGGTAGATCTAATCCAAATCTAAGAACATTATTTCGACTGTCAAAGAGAATGGATATATCTGTCAGTGATTTAATGGATGTATGA
- a CDS encoding PAS domain S-box protein, translating to MTDHSKFSDHTVVNEAKLKKALRESEQRYRGLLENLHAGVVIHAPDTSILMNNMRAAELLGLADEQMRGKLSIDPAWHFILEDNRICPLEMYPVHRIKNTLKPIYNQIIGVSRPTTNDTVWLQVNGSPSFDSEGNLKEIAISFIDITEQRNTETELKIKESKYRTLMEQAVDGIFIANANQKYVEVNAKACQMLGYSREELLEKHVQDLILPEDLQENPLRYAEVLKGNPVLSERRLLRKDGTTIFTEINGKILEDGRIQAIVRDITDRKKMEQTLIISEANMRAVLDNSDEAILFIDKERKIQFFNQLAYEQAKLIFNFKIGIGISILDLLSEKDFKIFEDNYNLAFSGQQCFFEQSFYVDKDIHWFKLQYAPIKNNLGEVIGVIFKAEEITKRKKIENESRYSEIKFSTIFERVPVGIALLESSSGRFIQINPKYCEILNLSMDEIRSLSFLDITHPDDLFENLDKLHLLIDGKTQLVTMENRYIRKDGSIIWVNLIYVPLELDGNESKYHIAIVSDISEAKKNYARLIEYTESLKSLNATKDKFFNIIAHDLRNPFAGIIGLSEMMESKILEDENHRIEEIANFARLINASSKSAYSLLENLMQWAKAQTGEISYRPQSISVNDIVDSTLQVLIGSAFKKQIVIEKDLEDGIHVFADQSLFSTILRNLIGNAIKFSYFNGRIKLSATRLDDFLEISISDTGTGIKADNLDKLFRIDSKFTKMGTDNEKGTGLGLILCKEFIEKQHGKIHVKSELGKGSTFSFTLPLAK from the coding sequence TTGACAGATCATAGTAAATTTTCCGATCACACTGTTGTAAATGAAGCAAAACTAAAGAAAGCTCTCCGTGAAAGTGAGCAGCGCTATCGCGGTTTACTCGAAAATCTACACGCTGGAGTTGTAATACATGCTCCTGATACTTCTATACTCATGAATAATATGAGAGCTGCTGAATTGCTCGGACTTGCAGATGAACAAATGCGCGGCAAACTAAGTATTGACCCTGCATGGCATTTTATTTTAGAGGATAATAGAATTTGTCCGCTTGAAATGTATCCCGTTCACCGAATCAAGAATACTCTTAAGCCTATCTACAATCAAATTATTGGAGTATCTCGTCCGACTACCAATGACACAGTTTGGTTACAGGTAAATGGCTCTCCGTCTTTTGATTCAGAAGGAAATCTTAAAGAAATTGCAATTAGTTTTATAGATATAACTGAGCAAAGAAATACTGAGACGGAATTGAAGATAAAAGAATCGAAGTATAGAACCTTAATGGAACAAGCAGTTGATGGAATTTTCATTGCGAATGCTAATCAGAAATATGTCGAAGTAAATGCAAAAGCCTGTCAAATGTTAGGCTATTCTCGAGAAGAATTATTAGAGAAACATGTTCAGGATTTAATTTTGCCTGAAGATTTACAAGAAAACCCGTTGCGTTACGCGGAAGTATTAAAAGGCAATCCCGTATTGTCGGAAAGACGCCTCCTTCGAAAAGATGGAACTACTATTTTCACAGAGATAAATGGAAAAATTTTAGAAGACGGTCGCATTCAAGCAATCGTAAGAGATATCACTGACAGAAAGAAAATGGAGCAAACGCTAATTATATCAGAAGCGAACATGCGCGCTGTTCTTGATAATAGCGATGAAGCAATTCTATTCATTGACAAAGAACGAAAAATTCAATTTTTTAATCAATTGGCGTATGAACAGGCTAAGTTAATATTCAATTTCAAAATTGGTATTGGAATTTCAATTTTAGATTTATTATCGGAGAAAGATTTTAAAATATTCGAGGATAATTATAATTTGGCGTTTAGTGGACAACAATGCTTTTTTGAACAAAGTTTTTATGTAGATAAAGATATACACTGGTTCAAACTACAATATGCTCCAATTAAAAACAATTTAGGCGAAGTAATCGGCGTTATCTTTAAGGCAGAAGAAATTACGAAAAGAAAAAAGATAGAGAATGAATCTAGGTACAGTGAGATTAAATTTAGTACGATTTTTGAAAGAGTTCCGGTAGGCATTGCTTTACTTGAATCTAGTTCTGGTAGGTTTATACAGATTAACCCGAAATATTGCGAAATACTGAACTTGTCTATGGATGAAATCCGATCGCTTAGCTTTCTGGATATAACCCATCCCGATGATTTATTTGAAAACCTAGATAAACTTCACCTTCTAATCGACGGCAAAACGCAATTAGTCACAATGGAGAATCGATACATTAGAAAAGATGGAAGTATTATATGGGTCAATTTAATCTATGTTCCACTTGAGTTGGACGGTAATGAAAGCAAATATCATATCGCAATTGTTTCAGATATTTCCGAAGCAAAAAAAAATTATGCAAGATTAATTGAATATACAGAATCACTAAAGTCTCTTAATGCAACTAAGGATAAATTTTTCAACATCATAGCGCATGATCTTCGTAATCCGTTTGCAGGGATAATCGGCCTTTCAGAAATGATGGAATCCAAAATACTCGAAGATGAAAACCATCGGATAGAAGAAATCGCTAATTTTGCTAGGTTAATCAATGCTTCTTCCAAATCAGCCTATTCTCTTTTAGAAAACTTAATGCAATGGGCTAAGGCTCAAACTGGGGAAATTAGTTACAGACCGCAAAGCATCTCAGTGAATGACATCGTAGATTCGACTCTTCAGGTCTTAATTGGGAGCGCATTCAAGAAACAAATAGTAATAGAAAAAGATTTGGAAGACGGAATACATGTGTTTGCTGATCAATCGCTTTTTAGCACGATTCTTCGAAATTTAATTGGCAATGCTATCAAATTTAGTTATTTTAATGGGAGAATAAAATTATCCGCAACTCGATTGGATGATTTTCTTGAAATATCTATTTCTGACACAGGAACAGGAATTAAAGCTGATAATCTTGATAAGCTTTTCAGAATTGACTCCAAGTTTACGAAAATGGGAACTGATAATGAAAAGGGCACTGGACTCGGACTAATACTATGCAAGGAATTCATCGAAAAACAGCATGGCAAAATTCACGTAAAGAGTGAACTTGGCAAAGGAAGCACTTTTAGCTTTACCTTACCCCTTGCGAAATAA
- a CDS encoding STAS domain-containing protein: MELKFREKGKHKIVRLIGSMDIYTASKVKKEITQIIDDEECESVVFDMSEVHHMDSSGIALLANIQKKMKSSGNKFGLLSPTNDIMGVLKLSSLDTFFTIHKTDNDIK, encoded by the coding sequence ATGGAACTGAAATTTAGAGAAAAAGGTAAACACAAGATTGTTCGACTAATTGGGAGCATGGACATTTATACAGCATCAAAGGTAAAAAAGGAAATCACACAAATCATTGATGATGAAGAATGCGAGTCCGTTGTGTTTGACATGTCAGAAGTTCATCATATGGACTCATCTGGAATCGCTTTATTAGCGAACATTCAAAAGAAAATGAAGTCGAGTGGGAATAAATTTGGGCTTTTATCACCAACTAATGATATTATGGGTGTATTGAAGCTTTCTTCCTTGGATACATTTTTTACAATTCATAAAACTGACAATGATATAAAATAG
- a CDS encoding response regulator: protein MNTMQNKAKADTRVFIVEDDPTIHMHLEFMLKNKGYLVVGAAANSVDAIESIGITKPDLILMDVSIEGERDGIDTALIIKEQFNIPVVFITSFFDEATIARAKIATPFGYLIKPVAPKDLYVAIDISLYNHSVETQIKENEQWFYTSLSSISDGIITIDKNENVKFINEAAEKLLGLTRSVVGESLKNIYNPEHAISEMLETTDDNAFVTHVRDNVYLPQADGSRIFLEENIRPILNTKTAESLGKIIVFKDITKRLFLERKIAIRLRYEIGVSNFSKVLLSPFTSIENLSNAFRELLLSLSMTRVSYASISQIGHEIFYSIIEEVGANDSIPLSLSYSEGFIEYLNDSFLQLRNNTLLFGNLLQIPNKLQPTATLRGIKSYIIIPIFYQHSLDGYVFMEDTNQLREWPEEDLQIFRIIGDLLSTFIERTRNENLIKNHRDYLEKLVEEKTSELRGAVQLAQAANKAKSEFLASMSHELRTPLNSIIGFSKLIKLPETMNKEQEFIQYINKAGNHLLRLVNDILDISKMEAGKITIVKSNFQVFESLQNSILIMMPQVAKKNIKIIEPEMVDIVFNGDEKRIRQVFINCLSNAIKFTGEQGIIEITLRKINDFIEVSFKDNGVGISLEHQKFIFDKFYQVGQVMYSENEGTGLGLSISKHIIEAHGGVILLESEPGKGSTFTIRLPLQVQGVRNVV from the coding sequence ATGAATACTATGCAAAATAAGGCAAAAGCTGATACTAGAGTATTCATTGTAGAGGATGACCCAACGATTCATATGCATCTTGAGTTCATGCTCAAGAATAAAGGTTACCTAGTAGTTGGGGCTGCGGCTAATAGCGTTGATGCAATAGAGTCTATTGGAATCACCAAGCCAGACTTAATTTTGATGGATGTTTCCATTGAAGGGGAACGAGATGGTATTGATACCGCGCTCATTATCAAAGAGCAATTCAATATCCCTGTAGTATTCATCACTTCTTTCTTTGATGAAGCAACGATCGCACGCGCCAAAATTGCTACTCCCTTTGGCTATTTAATAAAACCTGTAGCACCTAAAGACCTTTATGTAGCAATAGACATATCTCTCTACAATCACTCAGTCGAAACGCAAATAAAAGAAAATGAACAGTGGTTTTATACGAGTCTTAGTTCAATTAGCGATGGAATCATTACGATCGATAAAAACGAGAATGTAAAATTTATTAATGAAGCTGCCGAAAAACTTTTAGGTCTTACTCGTTCCGTTGTGGGAGAATCACTCAAAAATATTTACAATCCTGAGCATGCAATTTCCGAAATGCTGGAAACTACAGATGATAACGCCTTTGTAACGCATGTAAGAGATAATGTATATTTACCTCAAGCTGACGGATCTAGAATATTCTTAGAGGAAAACATACGACCGATTCTAAATACTAAAACGGCTGAATCCCTCGGAAAAATTATCGTATTCAAAGATATTACAAAGCGTCTCTTTCTGGAGCGGAAAATCGCCATTCGCCTCCGTTATGAAATAGGCGTGAGCAATTTTTCCAAAGTTCTATTATCTCCATTTACAAGCATTGAAAATCTGAGTAATGCTTTCAGAGAGTTACTTTTATCTCTAAGCATGACTAGAGTCAGTTACGCTAGCATTTCCCAAATTGGACATGAGATATTTTATTCAATTATTGAAGAAGTAGGGGCGAATGACTCTATTCCTCTATCCCTGAGTTATTCAGAAGGCTTTATTGAATATTTAAATGACTCTTTTTTACAATTGCGGAATAATACTTTACTCTTTGGAAATTTGCTGCAAATACCAAATAAATTACAACCTACAGCAACACTTCGTGGTATTAAATCCTACATTATCATCCCGATATTCTATCAGCATTCACTCGATGGATATGTCTTTATGGAAGACACAAATCAACTAAGAGAGTGGCCTGAAGAAGATCTACAGATTTTTCGAATCATCGGGGATCTATTGTCAACATTCATAGAAAGAACTAGAAATGAAAATTTGATTAAAAATCACAGAGACTATTTAGAAAAATTAGTCGAAGAAAAAACGAGTGAATTGCGCGGTGCAGTTCAGCTAGCGCAAGCGGCTAACAAAGCTAAGAGTGAATTTCTTGCCAGTATGAGTCATGAGCTAAGAACACCTCTCAATTCAATCATCGGTTTTTCGAAATTAATCAAACTTCCAGAGACGATGAATAAAGAACAGGAATTTATTCAATATATTAACAAAGCTGGAAATCATCTGTTGAGATTAGTGAACGATATATTGGATATTTCTAAAATGGAAGCAGGAAAAATTACAATTGTGAAATCAAATTTCCAAGTCTTTGAATCTCTTCAAAACTCTATTCTAATTATGATGCCCCAGGTAGCAAAAAAAAATATTAAGATTATCGAACCAGAAATGGTAGACATTGTTTTTAACGGAGACGAAAAAAGAATTCGTCAGGTTTTTATAAACTGTCTTTCCAATGCAATTAAGTTTACTGGCGAGCAGGGGATAATTGAAATTACCCTACGAAAGATAAATGACTTTATCGAAGTATCGTTCAAAGATAATGGAGTTGGAATTAGTCTAGAACATCAAAAGTTTATTTTTGATAAATTCTATCAAGTCGGTCAAGTTATGTATTCAGAAAACGAAGGTACAGGGCTGGGATTATCTATTTCTAAACATATTATCGAAGCACACGGAGGAGTAATTCTCTTAGAAAGTGAACCTGGAAAAGGCTCAACGTTTACTATCCGTTTGCCTCTACAAGTCCAAGGTGTCCGAAATGTTGTGTGA
- a CDS encoding metallophosphoesterase, with translation MKIIYLTDIHDGLKGMKDVFQQTSPNLYLLSGDIIYKAFFSDDRIIEFCTYQEELEILAKNTGDDITPYDYATRVIRFSSKYSDDVQQSSIRYRELFNKAAKTMKEKYQLIDRLIKAYAGSPCILLPGNYDIDLQYTALYELDIHRKSMEFGGLKFAGYGGAPISTSGIPQKLAVKFHEYNKHGQSYSEPEDFFKEELPDVALIHDPAYGFFDKIPGFGNIGSQGIRRYLDDAEKKPSLVLSGHVHEDQGILKKGKTVFLNPSNFGAVDSVYGFQPGGFFAEITFENKLVSSVGLYRLVDGEKKHLMQVDTTNKILKVDYTMENSPVTEEEFVRR, from the coding sequence ATGAAAATAATTTATCTAACGGATATTCACGATGGCTTAAAAGGAATGAAAGATGTCTTTCAGCAAACTTCGCCTAATCTCTATTTGCTGTCAGGGGATATAATATACAAAGCATTCTTTAGTGATGATAGGATTATTGAGTTTTGCACTTATCAGGAAGAATTAGAAATCCTAGCAAAGAATACAGGGGATGATATTACTCCTTACGACTATGCAACGCGTGTTATCCGCTTTTCTAGTAAGTATTCTGATGACGTCCAGCAATCCTCAATCCGCTATAGAGAGTTGTTTAATAAAGCTGCCAAGACGATGAAAGAAAAATACCAACTCATTGATCGATTGATTAAGGCTTACGCTGGTTCGCCTTGTATTTTGCTTCCTGGAAATTACGATATCGATTTGCAATACACTGCTCTTTATGAATTAGATATTCACAGAAAGTCGATGGAATTTGGTGGATTAAAATTTGCAGGATATGGTGGCGCCCCGATTTCCACTTCAGGGATTCCTCAGAAGTTAGCGGTAAAATTTCATGAATACAATAAGCACGGACAATCTTACAGTGAACCAGAAGATTTTTTCAAAGAAGAATTGCCTGATGTTGCTTTGATACATGATCCAGCCTATGGTTTTTTTGATAAGATACCTGGATTTGGTAATATTGGTTCACAGGGAATTAGAAGATATTTAGACGATGCAGAAAAAAAACCAAGCCTAGTTCTCTCAGGTCATGTGCATGAAGACCAAGGAATTTTGAAAAAAGGAAAGACTGTTTTTTTAAATCCTTCGAATTTCGGAGCAGTGGATTCAGTATATGGATTTCAGCCAGGCGGATTTTTTGCGGAAATAACCTTTGAAAATAAATTAGTTAGCTCTGTCGGATTATATCGATTAGTCGATGGAGAAAAAAAGCATTTGATGCAAGTTGATACGACCAATAAGATTTTAAAAGTAGACTATACAATGGAAAATTCACCTGTTACAGAAGAAGAGTTTGTGAGAAGATAA
- a CDS encoding TIGR02206 family membrane protein, producing MAILYITTKSWKIEFGLPLQLCDVSIFMSIIMRILRSYQIFEVVYFIGIGGAIVAIVSPELWLGFPHFRFYHFFISHAVIILASAYMVWIQGYKPKLVSLWKLLIFLNVFGAFVFGVNSLVNANYMFISKPTYNNTFFNHLGHYPWYLISMEGITLVISILLYLPFGIKRN from the coding sequence ATTGCAATACTGTATATTACAACGAAGAGTTGGAAAATTGAATTTGGACTTCCCCTACAACTCTGTGATGTTTCCATATTTATGAGTATAATCATGCGTATCCTGCGGAGTTATCAAATTTTTGAAGTAGTTTATTTTATTGGGATCGGTGGTGCGATAGTTGCGATTGTATCACCTGAGCTCTGGCTTGGATTTCCGCATTTTCGGTTTTATCATTTCTTTATCTCTCACGCCGTTATTATATTAGCAAGTGCTTATATGGTTTGGATACAGGGATATAAACCGAAGCTAGTCTCCTTGTGGAAACTGCTGATATTTCTCAACGTCTTTGGGGCTTTCGTCTTTGGAGTTAACTCACTTGTAAACGCAAACTATATGTTTATCTCAAAGCCCACCTATAACAACACATTTTTTAATCATCTTGGTCATTATCCCTGGTATCTAATTTCGATGGAAGGAATTACCTTAGTGATTTCTATTCTACTGTATTTGCCCTTTGGTATAAAAAGAAACTGA
- a CDS encoding LptF/LptG family permease — translation MSTDTTNSPDLRTVRLNSAADIPKDFKVHTDINRWNPLKRIPILNWYIMAEIIGPFLVALAFFTVIYMSMALQKMVGLFVGKGVDFFRLLDYFGYLLGNTLPSTIPMACLMSGIMAAGRLSGDSEITAMRSAGVSFTRIYANFLIFGFMSALFVGYLNFYLAPENTRKMNEFNNWIAAYNPMLAVTPGQFSGDQTQELFQKKGRTLYTEGLNRETGELSGIQIREWEIYMEGNEFIQHNNITIPMGGSRVTQIISAKTGNIIEKKNSKGEYEKSVRLKDGFVLEWNEKKDGFVVTDFMGGEMDYNIPTEKEKTVIGFNIKPETFSFPLLIKIRNSIQSEGLEEIPGLEILKEMNISIKGVDGLNQLVEKMKMEIILDSQKGTVSSSEMSNRYAVFTQLQGLLKDTKKTLIAFNIEIHRRLAMPVSCQIFFFLSFPLGLVVKRSGKGMSFTLAIVFLFIYNAFFILGSGISYKSNVPDWIGPWSANIVIACISVYIMASRTDISFRDSFIGKLFFWIGKRLSPTVEKLNAKLSPIWIWVKTKLSPITKPIGRFFGLFFSKSKIPFVFLFQSLLKLKNRFKRN, via the coding sequence ATGTCTACTGATACTACAAATTCGCCCGATCTACGAACAGTCCGTCTTAATTCGGCGGCTGATATTCCAAAGGATTTTAAAGTTCATACGGATATCAATCGATGGAATCCTCTTAAGAGAATTCCCATTTTGAATTGGTATATTATGGCGGAAATCATTGGTCCATTTCTCGTGGCACTCGCTTTTTTTACAGTCATCTATATGAGTATGGCTCTCCAAAAAATGGTTGGACTTTTTGTGGGGAAGGGTGTGGATTTTTTCCGGCTACTGGATTATTTCGGTTATCTGCTAGGAAATACTTTGCCCTCGACAATTCCTATGGCTTGTCTCATGAGTGGGATCATGGCGGCAGGAAGACTTTCAGGAGATTCCGAAATTACAGCGATGCGGTCAGCCGGTGTTAGCTTCACGAGAATATATGCGAATTTCCTAATATTCGGATTTATGTCTGCACTCTTTGTTGGATATTTGAATTTCTATCTTGCTCCGGAGAATACTCGCAAGATGAATGAATTCAATAATTGGATAGCGGCTTACAACCCAATGCTTGCTGTAACTCCTGGACAATTCAGTGGAGATCAAACCCAGGAACTATTTCAAAAAAAAGGACGGACTCTTTATACAGAAGGACTCAATCGCGAAACCGGTGAACTCTCCGGAATCCAGATTCGTGAATGGGAAATTTACATGGAGGGGAATGAGTTTATTCAACACAATAATATTACAATCCCGATGGGAGGTTCGCGGGTAACACAGATTATCTCCGCTAAGACTGGAAATATTATTGAAAAGAAAAATTCAAAAGGAGAATATGAAAAATCCGTCCGACTCAAAGATGGATTCGTCTTAGAATGGAATGAAAAGAAAGATGGATTTGTAGTAACTGATTTCATGGGTGGAGAAATGGATTATAACATTCCAACCGAGAAAGAAAAAACTGTGATAGGATTTAATATCAAACCAGAAACTTTCTCTTTTCCGCTACTTATAAAAATTAGAAACAGCATCCAATCAGAAGGCTTAGAAGAAATTCCTGGACTTGAAATTTTAAAAGAGATGAATATTTCTATTAAAGGCGTTGATGGTTTAAACCAACTTGTTGAAAAAATGAAGATGGAAATTATTTTGGATTCACAAAAGGGAACAGTCTCTTCCTCCGAGATGAGTAATCGTTATGCGGTATTTACACAGCTACAAGGATTATTAAAAGACACCAAGAAAACACTGATTGCATTTAATATCGAAATTCATCGTCGACTTGCCATGCCCGTATCCTGTCAGATTTTTTTCTTTCTTTCCTTTCCACTCGGGCTTGTTGTAAAACGCTCCGGCAAAGGAATGAGTTTTACTTTGGCTATCGTATTTTTATTTATCTACAATGCTTTTTTTATTCTGGGGAGTGGAATCTCTTACAAATCAAATGTGCCCGATTGGATAGGACCCTGGAGCGCCAACATCGTAATAGCCTGCATCAGCGTCTACATCATGGCATCGCGAACAGACATTAGCTTTAGAGATAGTTTTATTGGAAAACTCTTTTTCTGGATAGGGAAGCGTCTTAGTCCTACGGTAGAAAAACTAAATGCAAAACTTTCTCCCATTTGGATTTGGGTTAAAACAAAATTATCCCCTATCACAAAACCAATTGGCAGATTCTTTGGTTTATTTTTCTCTAAATCAAAAATTCCATTCGTATTTTTGTTCCAATCTCTCTTGAAGTTAAAAAATCGCTTTAAAAGGAATTAG